One segment of bacterium DNA contains the following:
- a CDS encoding ABC transporter permease — MNLREYLIRRLLLIIPTFLGITLITFLVIQLAPGDPAAMKLRMGDQGMMGDEVTLQIVEQTKKLYGLDKPIWTRYGIWIKRIVTLDFGTSYKDHRPVFDKIAERLPVTVELNLISIFLVYLIAIPIGVFSAVKQGTMGDRMSTIALFILYSLPNFWVAALLIMFLGGGDFLDWFPVYGITSTGMESQPFLARLFDHFWHLVLPVFCLTYGGFAALSRYQRASMLEVIRQDYIRTARAKGLPEKLVIFKHAMRNSLIPIITLMGYLLPAMFGGSVIIESIFSIPGMGQLGFEAVLSRDYPVVLAIATISAFLTLFGILVSDLLYVWVDPRISYES; from the coding sequence TGGTGATCCAGCTGGCTCCCGGCGATCCGGCGGCCATGAAGCTGCGCATGGGGGATCAGGGGATGATGGGCGATGAGGTCACCCTGCAGATCGTGGAGCAGACGAAGAAACTTTACGGTCTCGACAAGCCCATCTGGACCCGTTACGGGATCTGGATCAAAAGGATCGTCACCCTCGACTTCGGGACCTCCTACAAGGATCACCGGCCGGTCTTCGACAAGATCGCGGAGCGGCTCCCCGTTACGGTGGAGCTCAACCTCATCTCCATCTTCCTCGTCTATCTCATCGCGATCCCTATCGGAGTTTTCTCGGCTGTGAAGCAGGGCACCATGGGCGACCGGATGAGCACCATTGCCCTCTTTATCCTCTATTCTCTCCCCAACTTCTGGGTGGCGGCTCTTCTCATCATGTTCCTCGGTGGAGGGGACTTCCTGGACTGGTTCCCGGTCTACGGGATCACCTCGACAGGCATGGAGAGCCAGCCGTTCCTGGCCAGGCTTTTCGACCACTTCTGGCACCTCGTCCTCCCCGTGTTCTGCCTGACCTATGGCGGGTTTGCGGCCCTTTCCCGATACCAGCGGGCCAGCATGCTGGAGGTGATCCGCCAGGATTATATCCGCACTGCCCGGGCCAAGGGCCTGCCGGAAAAGCTCGTCATCTTCAAGCACGCCATGCGCAACTCGCTTATTCCCATCATCACTCTCATGGGGTACCTCCTGCCCGCCATGTTCGGCGGCAGCGTCATCATCGAGAGCATCTTTTCCATCCCCGGCATGGGGCAGCTCGGTTTCGAAGCTGTCCTGTCCAGGGATTACCCGGTGGTGCTGGCCATCGCCACCATCTCGGCTTTTCTCACCCTCTTCGGCATCCTGGTGTCGGATCTGCTTTACGTCTGGGTAGATCCCCGCATCAGCTACGAGTCGTGA